One segment of Megachile rotundata isolate GNS110a chromosome 6, iyMegRotu1, whole genome shotgun sequence DNA contains the following:
- the LOC105663579 gene encoding uncharacterized protein LOC105663579 isoform X7: MQAIRDNDDIEEIGRPPPAMVTHTVVVGDAAATAAPRGRNGRTATAPGVVAAATAPTGEWAAAATNGEWPPPPPPAEPSPVRGRGKRRSSNTHEPFMRAKPQSLGRRVWCRRHPRKGERSNNGARDEDGVSLTSP, from the exons ATGCAAGCAATAAGAGACAATG ACGACATTGAGGAAATCGGAAGGCCACCACCGGCAATGGTGACCCATACGGTCGTGGTGGGCGAtgccgccgccaccgccgcaCCGCGGGGCCGCAATGGAAGGACCGCCACCGCTCCCGGCGTGGTCGCCGCCGCCACCGCGCCCACCGGCGAGTGGGCTGCCGCCGCAACCAATGGTGAGTGGCCGCCGCCGCCGCCCCCGGCCGAACCGTCGCCCGTCAGAGGACGTGGAAAAAGACGTAGTTCC aacacgcacgagccTTTCATGCGTGCAAAACCTCAGTCTCTCGGGCGGCGCGTGTGGTGCCGCCGCCACCCCCGGAAAGGCGAGCGCAGCAATAACGGGGCCAGAGACGAGGACGGGGTATCCCTGACTTCCCCGTAA
- the LOC105663579 gene encoding uncharacterized protein LOC105663579 isoform X4: MRSDRSQETILSEAAHDSKGTDLTSVVPCHVIKATLNTVERKETNKNIRTMQAIRDNDDIEEIGRPPPAMVTHTVVVGDAAATAAPRGRNGRTATAPGVVAAATAPTGEWAAAATNDRTRTSLSCVQNLSLSGGACGAAATPGKASAAITGPETRTGYP, translated from the exons ATGCGGAGCGACAGATCACAAGAAACAATTTTGTCTGAAGCGGCCCATGACAGCAAAGGAACGGACCTCACAAGTGTGGTACCGTGCCACGTAATCAAAGCAACATTGAACACTGTGG aaaggaaagaaacaaataaaaacatAAGAACCATGCAAGCAATAAGAGACAATG ACGACATTGAGGAAATCGGAAGGCCACCACCGGCAATGGTGACCCATACGGTCGTGGTGGGCGAtgccgccgccaccgccgcaCCGCGGGGCCGCAATGGAAGGACCGCCACCGCTCCCGGCGTGGTCGCCGCCGCCACCGCGCCCACCGGCGAGTGGGCTGCCGCCGCAACCAATG acagaacacgcacgagccTTTCATGCGTGCAAAACCTCAGTCTCTCGGGCGGCGCGTGTGGTGCCGCCGCCACCCCCGGAAAGGCGAGCGCAGCAATAACGGGGCCAGAGACGAGGACGGGGTATCCCTGA
- the LOC105663579 gene encoding uncharacterized protein LOC105663579 isoform X5, with translation MRSDRSQETILSEAAHDSKGTDLTSVVPCHVIKATLNTVERKETNKNIRTMQAIRDNDDIEEIGRPPPAMVTHTVVVGDAAATAAPRGRNGRTATAPGVVAAATAPTGEWAAAATNGEWPPPPPPAEPSPVRGRGKRRSSLTRAPSVGDLL, from the exons ATGCGGAGCGACAGATCACAAGAAACAATTTTGTCTGAAGCGGCCCATGACAGCAAAGGAACGGACCTCACAAGTGTGGTACCGTGCCACGTAATCAAAGCAACATTGAACACTGTGG aaaggaaagaaacaaataaaaacatAAGAACCATGCAAGCAATAAGAGACAATG ACGACATTGAGGAAATCGGAAGGCCACCACCGGCAATGGTGACCCATACGGTCGTGGTGGGCGAtgccgccgccaccgccgcaCCGCGGGGCCGCAATGGAAGGACCGCCACCGCTCCCGGCGTGGTCGCCGCCGCCACCGCGCCCACCGGCGAGTGGGCTGCCGCCGCAACCAATGGTGAGTGGCCGCCGCCGCCGCCCCCGGCCGAACCGTCGCCCGTCAGAGGACGTGGAAAAAGACGTAGTTCC
- the LOC105663579 gene encoding uncharacterized protein LOC105663579 isoform X1 — MRSDRSQETILSEAAHDSKGTDLTSVVPCHVIKATLNTVERKETNKNIRTMQAIRDNDDIEEIGRPPPAMVTHTVVVGDAAATAAPRGRNGRTATAPGVVAAATAPTGEWAAAATNGEWPPPPPPAEPSPVRGRGKRRSSNTHEPFMRAKPQSLGRRVWCRRHPRKGERSNNGARDEDGVSLTSP, encoded by the exons ATGCGGAGCGACAGATCACAAGAAACAATTTTGTCTGAAGCGGCCCATGACAGCAAAGGAACGGACCTCACAAGTGTGGTACCGTGCCACGTAATCAAAGCAACATTGAACACTGTGG aaaggaaagaaacaaataaaaacatAAGAACCATGCAAGCAATAAGAGACAATG ACGACATTGAGGAAATCGGAAGGCCACCACCGGCAATGGTGACCCATACGGTCGTGGTGGGCGAtgccgccgccaccgccgcaCCGCGGGGCCGCAATGGAAGGACCGCCACCGCTCCCGGCGTGGTCGCCGCCGCCACCGCGCCCACCGGCGAGTGGGCTGCCGCCGCAACCAATGGTGAGTGGCCGCCGCCGCCGCCCCCGGCCGAACCGTCGCCCGTCAGAGGACGTGGAAAAAGACGTAGTTCC aacacgcacgagccTTTCATGCGTGCAAAACCTCAGTCTCTCGGGCGGCGCGTGTGGTGCCGCCGCCACCCCCGGAAAGGCGAGCGCAGCAATAACGGGGCCAGAGACGAGGACGGGGTATCCCTGACTTCCCCGTAA
- the LOC105663579 gene encoding uncharacterized protein LOC105663579 isoform X8 — protein sequence MRSDRSQETILSEAAHDSKGTDLTSVVPCHVIKATLNTVERKETNKNIRTMQAIRDNDDIEEIGRPPPAMVTHTVVVGDAAATAAPRGRNGRTATAPGVVAAATAPTGEWAAAATNAGWTDRKETFCI from the exons ATGCGGAGCGACAGATCACAAGAAACAATTTTGTCTGAAGCGGCCCATGACAGCAAAGGAACGGACCTCACAAGTGTGGTACCGTGCCACGTAATCAAAGCAACATTGAACACTGTGG aaaggaaagaaacaaataaaaacatAAGAACCATGCAAGCAATAAGAGACAATG ACGACATTGAGGAAATCGGAAGGCCACCACCGGCAATGGTGACCCATACGGTCGTGGTGGGCGAtgccgccgccaccgccgcaCCGCGGGGCCGCAATGGAAGGACCGCCACCGCTCCCGGCGTGGTCGCCGCCGCCACCGCGCCCACCGGCGAGTGGGCTGCCGCCGCAACCAATG ctggatggaccgatcggaaggaaaccttttgcatctg
- the LOC105663579 gene encoding uncharacterized protein LOC105663579 isoform X2 has translation MRSDRSQETILSEAAHDSKGTDLTSVVPCHVIKATLNTVERKETNKNIRTMQAIRDNDDIEEIGRPPPAMVTHTVVVGDAAATAAPRGRNGRTATAPGVVAAATAPTGEWAAAATNGEWPPPPPPAEPSPVRGRGKRRSSTEHARAFHACKTSVSRAARVVPPPPPERRAQQ, from the exons ATGCGGAGCGACAGATCACAAGAAACAATTTTGTCTGAAGCGGCCCATGACAGCAAAGGAACGGACCTCACAAGTGTGGTACCGTGCCACGTAATCAAAGCAACATTGAACACTGTGG aaaggaaagaaacaaataaaaacatAAGAACCATGCAAGCAATAAGAGACAATG ACGACATTGAGGAAATCGGAAGGCCACCACCGGCAATGGTGACCCATACGGTCGTGGTGGGCGAtgccgccgccaccgccgcaCCGCGGGGCCGCAATGGAAGGACCGCCACCGCTCCCGGCGTGGTCGCCGCCGCCACCGCGCCCACCGGCGAGTGGGCTGCCGCCGCAACCAATGGTGAGTGGCCGCCGCCGCCGCCCCCGGCCGAACCGTCGCCCGTCAGAGGACGTGGAAAAAGACGTAGTTCC acagaacacgcacgagccTTTCATGCGTGCAAAACCTCAGTCTCTCGGGCGGCGCGTGTGGTGCCGCCGCCACCCCCGGAAAGGCGAGCGCAGCAATAA
- the LOC105663579 gene encoding uncharacterized protein LOC105663579 isoform X6: MRSDRSQETILSEAAHDSKGTDLTSVVPCHVIKATLNTVERKETNKNIRTMQAIRDNDDIEEIGRPPPAMVTHTVVVGDAAATAAPRGRNGRTATAPGVVAAATAPTGEWAAAATNGEWPPPPPPAEPSPVRGRGKRRSSMK, from the exons ATGCGGAGCGACAGATCACAAGAAACAATTTTGTCTGAAGCGGCCCATGACAGCAAAGGAACGGACCTCACAAGTGTGGTACCGTGCCACGTAATCAAAGCAACATTGAACACTGTGG aaaggaaagaaacaaataaaaacatAAGAACCATGCAAGCAATAAGAGACAATG ACGACATTGAGGAAATCGGAAGGCCACCACCGGCAATGGTGACCCATACGGTCGTGGTGGGCGAtgccgccgccaccgccgcaCCGCGGGGCCGCAATGGAAGGACCGCCACCGCTCCCGGCGTGGTCGCCGCCGCCACCGCGCCCACCGGCGAGTGGGCTGCCGCCGCAACCAATGGTGAGTGGCCGCCGCCGCCGCCCCCGGCCGAACCGTCGCCCGTCAGAGGACGTGGAAAAAGACGTAGTTCC